One genomic segment of Mycolicibacterium psychrotolerans includes these proteins:
- a CDS encoding ATP-grasp domain-containing protein: MKLARPDVFHPRIVLAGCPALPEGDGDDAGLVDALRARGLHPRWLSWDDPATLRADLVILRATWDYTDRLDEFLAWTRRVPHLLNLPSVVAWNTDKHYLADLAAAGVPTVPSAFFSPGQRVRVPDGEVVVKPAVGAGSVGALRFRDADQARAHAAALHAAGQTALVQPFDPRVADGETALVFLRGERSHAFTKGPMLPAPGQKPEFDESGTYAEERLEPADPDFELWDVGHAALAAAAAHLRIRVGDLLYARVDVLGDAAAPAVLELELVEPSLGWRQLDDAARTRQQRLFALGVESALEGFGLGPFAHRRP, from the coding sequence ATGAAGCTCGCGCGCCCCGACGTCTTCCACCCCCGTATCGTGCTGGCCGGCTGCCCGGCCCTGCCCGAGGGCGACGGGGACGACGCGGGACTGGTGGACGCGCTGCGCGCGCGCGGTCTGCACCCACGCTGGCTGTCCTGGGACGACCCCGCGACGCTGCGGGCCGACCTGGTGATCCTGCGGGCGACGTGGGACTACACCGACCGGCTCGACGAGTTCCTCGCGTGGACGCGGCGGGTGCCGCACCTGCTCAACCTGCCGTCGGTGGTCGCCTGGAACACCGACAAGCACTATCTCGCCGACCTCGCGGCGGCGGGTGTGCCGACGGTGCCGAGCGCGTTCTTCTCACCGGGGCAGCGGGTGCGCGTTCCGGACGGGGAGGTTGTGGTCAAACCGGCCGTCGGCGCGGGTTCGGTGGGCGCGTTGCGTTTTCGCGACGCCGACCAGGCTCGCGCGCACGCTGCGGCGCTGCACGCCGCCGGACAGACGGCGCTGGTGCAGCCCTTCGATCCGCGGGTGGCCGACGGCGAGACCGCGCTGGTGTTCCTGCGCGGTGAGCGGTCGCACGCCTTCACCAAGGGGCCGATGCTGCCGGCGCCGGGGCAGAAGCCGGAGTTCGACGAGTCGGGTACCTACGCCGAGGAACGCCTCGAGCCCGCCGACCCCGACTTCGAGCTGTGGGATGTCGGGCACGCGGCGCTCGCCGCCGCTGCCGCACACTTACGGATCCGCGTCGGCGATCTGCTCTACGCGCGCGTCGACGTGCTCGGCGACGCCGCCGCCCCGGCCGTGCTCGAGCTCGAGCTGGTCGAGCCGTCCCTGGGGTGGCGGCAGCTCGACGACGCTGCCCGCACGCGGCAGCAGCGCCTGTTCGCGCTGGGCGTCGAGTCAGCCCTCGAGGGGTTCGGGCTCGGCCCGTTCGCGCATCGACGCCCATAG
- a CDS encoding ABC transporter ATP-binding protein — MTPHPASSTPVRLRGVRKQYGSTVAVSDLDLEVGSAEIFALLGPNGAGKTTTVEMCEGFLRPDGGTIEILGLDPVTDNAAVRARTGVMLQGGGAYPAARAGEMLHLVASYAANPLDPQWLLDTLGLTDSARTTYRRLSGGQQQRLALACAVVGRPELVFLDEPTAGMDAHARLVVWELIDALRRDGVTVVLTTHQLTEAEELADRILIIDRGVAVASGTPTELMRNGAENQLRFRAPRMLDLSLLIAALPESYRASETSPGEYLVEGRIDPQVLATVTAWCARLDVLATDMRVEQRSLEDVFLELTGRELRT, encoded by the coding sequence GTGACCCCCCACCCCGCTTCGTCGACGCCCGTACGCCTGCGCGGTGTGCGCAAGCAGTACGGCTCGACGGTGGCGGTGTCCGACCTCGACCTGGAGGTCGGTTCCGCCGAGATCTTCGCGCTGCTCGGTCCCAACGGGGCCGGCAAGACCACCACGGTCGAGATGTGCGAGGGGTTCCTGCGGCCCGACGGCGGCACCATCGAGATCCTGGGTCTGGACCCGGTGACCGACAACGCCGCGGTGCGTGCCCGCACCGGCGTCATGCTGCAGGGCGGCGGCGCCTATCCGGCCGCGCGCGCGGGCGAGATGCTCCACCTCGTCGCCTCCTACGCCGCCAACCCGCTCGACCCGCAGTGGCTGCTCGACACGCTCGGCCTGACCGACTCCGCCCGCACCACCTATCGGCGTCTCTCCGGCGGTCAGCAGCAGCGACTCGCGCTCGCGTGCGCCGTCGTCGGAAGGCCCGAGCTGGTGTTCCTCGACGAGCCGACGGCCGGGATGGACGCGCACGCCCGGCTGGTGGTGTGGGAGCTGATCGACGCGCTGCGCCGCGACGGCGTCACCGTCGTGTTGACCACCCACCAGCTCACCGAGGCCGAAGAGCTCGCCGACCGCATCCTGATCATCGACCGCGGCGTGGCCGTCGCGAGCGGCACTCCGACGGAGTTGATGCGCAACGGCGCCGAGAACCAGTTGCGGTTCCGCGCGCCCCGCATGCTCGATCTGTCGCTGCTGATCGCGGCGCTCCCGGAGAGTTACCGCGCCTCCGAGACGTCCCCCGGCGAGTACCTCGTCGAGGGCCGCATCGACCCGCAGGTGCTGGCGACCGTCACCGCGTGGTGCGCCCGGCTCGACGTGCTGGCCACCGACATGCGTGTCGAGCAGCGCAGCCTCGAAGACGTCTTCCTCGAACTGACGGGGCGGGAGTTGCGCACATGA
- a CDS encoding heme o synthase produces MRIREGHLVGDSADARPHGFRTILLGYLSLTKPRVIELLLVTTIPAMLLAHRGSVDPLLILNTMFGGLLAAAGANTLNCVADADIDKVMKRTERRPLARATVPRSHALVFGLALSVGSFFWLWWTTNMLSAHLAGATIAFYVLVYTLLLKRRTSQNVVWGGAAGCMPVMIGWSAVTGTIQWPALVMFLIIFFWTPPHTWALAMRYKEDYKAAGVPMLPAVATEQQVTKQILIYTWLTVIATLALALATGWLYASVAILAGTWFLVMAHQLYAGVRRGEPVKPLRLFLQSNNYLAVVFCALAVDSALNLPTLLHL; encoded by the coding sequence GTGAGGATCCGCGAAGGCCACCTCGTCGGGGATTCGGCCGACGCGCGGCCCCACGGTTTCCGCACAATCCTGCTGGGCTATCTGTCGCTGACCAAGCCGCGCGTGATCGAGCTGCTGCTCGTCACCACGATCCCCGCGATGCTGCTGGCCCACCGCGGCAGCGTGGATCCGCTGCTGATCCTGAACACGATGTTCGGCGGTCTGCTGGCCGCGGCCGGTGCGAACACGCTCAACTGCGTTGCCGACGCCGACATCGACAAGGTGATGAAGCGCACCGAGCGCAGGCCGCTGGCGCGTGCGACGGTGCCGCGCAGCCATGCGCTGGTGTTCGGGCTGGCGCTGTCGGTCGGATCGTTCTTCTGGCTGTGGTGGACCACCAACATGCTCTCGGCGCACCTGGCCGGTGCCACGATCGCGTTCTACGTGCTGGTGTACACGCTGCTGCTGAAGCGGCGGACCTCGCAGAACGTGGTGTGGGGCGGGGCGGCCGGCTGCATGCCGGTGATGATCGGATGGTCGGCGGTGACCGGCACGATCCAGTGGCCGGCCCTGGTGATGTTCCTGATCATCTTCTTCTGGACACCGCCGCACACCTGGGCGCTCGCGATGCGCTACAAGGAGGACTACAAGGCGGCCGGCGTGCCGATGCTGCCCGCGGTGGCCACCGAGCAGCAGGTCACCAAGCAGATCCTGATCTACACCTGGCTGACCGTCATCGCGACGCTGGCGCTGGCCCTGGCCACCGGATGGCTCTACGCGTCGGTGGCGATCCTGGCGGGCACCTGGTTCCTGGTGATGGCCCATCAGCTGTACGCCGGCGTGCGCCGCGGCGAGCCGGTCAAGCCGCTGCGGCTGTTCCTGCAGTCGAACAACTACCTCGCGGTGGTGTTCTGCGCGCTGGCCGTCGACTCGGCGCTGAACCTGCCGACGCTCCTGCACCTCTAG
- a CDS encoding helix-turn-helix transcriptional regulator, whose translation MIATVPLRVSLVDPVLELRHTGVVKIRPEGTTVPSRGPSTAPSTVPPHAADGDTRTAIVKLLLESGPTTAGSIGERLGLSAAGVRRHLDALIEAGDAQAKSAAAWQQEGRGRPAKRYQLTAAGRAKLEHTYDDLASAAMRALREIGGDDAVHTFARRRIDTILAGVEPVAPSAGPDDVEAAADRVADAFSRAGYATTTTQVRGPVRGVQICQHHCPVSHVAEEFPELCEAEQQAMAEVLGTHVQRLATIVNGDCACTTHVPLNPTA comes from the coding sequence ATGATCGCGACGGTGCCGCTAAGGGTCTCCTTAGTGGACCCGGTCCTCGAATTGCGTCACACTGGTGTTGTGAAAATCCGTCCGGAGGGCACGACCGTGCCGTCGAGGGGGCCGTCGACGGCGCCTTCCACGGTGCCGCCGCATGCCGCCGACGGTGACACAAGAACGGCGATCGTCAAGCTGCTGCTGGAGTCGGGCCCGACGACGGCGGGCAGCATCGGGGAGCGCCTCGGGCTCTCGGCCGCCGGCGTGCGCCGGCACCTCGACGCATTGATCGAGGCCGGCGACGCCCAGGCGAAGTCGGCCGCGGCGTGGCAGCAGGAGGGCCGAGGGAGGCCCGCCAAGCGCTACCAGCTCACCGCGGCCGGCCGCGCCAAACTCGAGCACACCTACGACGACCTGGCGTCGGCGGCCATGCGCGCGCTGCGCGAGATCGGCGGCGACGACGCGGTGCACACCTTCGCTCGTCGGCGCATCGACACGATCCTGGCCGGTGTCGAACCGGTCGCGCCGAGCGCGGGCCCCGACGACGTCGAGGCCGCAGCCGACCGGGTCGCCGACGCGTTCAGCCGTGCCGGCTACGCGACCACCACCACGCAGGTGCGCGGTCCGGTCCGGGGGGTGCAGATCTGCCAGCACCACTGTCCGGTTTCGCACGTCGCCGAAGAATTCCCCGAACTCTGCGAAGCCGAACAGCAGGCGATGGCCGAGGTGTTGGGTACCCACGTGCAGAGGCTGGCGACCATCGTCAACGGCGACTGCGCCTGCACCACCCACGTCCCGCTGAATCCGACCGCATGA
- the sufB gene encoding Fe-S cluster assembly protein SufB — protein sequence MTLTPEVKPEALTQEETIASLGKYGYGWADSDVAGASAQRGLSEAVVRDISAKKSEPQWMLDIRLKALRTFDKKPMPNWGSNLDGIHFDNIKYFVRSSEKQAATWDDLPADIKNTYDKLGIPEAEKQRLVSGVAAQYESEVVYHSIREDLEAQGVIFLDTDSGLREHPELFREYFGTVIPAGDNKFSALNTAVWSGGSFIYVPKGVHVDIPLQAYFRINTENMGQFERTLIIVDEDAYVHYVEGCTAPIYKSDSLHSAVVEIVVKPGGRCRYTTIQNWSNNVYNLVTKRARAEAGATMEWVDGNIGSKVTMKYPAVWMTGERAKGEVLSVAFAGEGQHQDTGAKMLHLAPNTSSNIVSKSVARGGGRASYRGLVQVNKGAHGSRSSVKCDALLVDTISRSDTYPYVDIREDDVTMGHEATVSKVSEDQMFYLMSRGLTEDEAMAMVVRGFVEPIAKELPMEYALELNRLIELQMEGAVG from the coding sequence ATGACACTCACACCGGAGGTCAAGCCCGAGGCGTTGACCCAGGAGGAGACCATCGCCTCCCTGGGTAAGTACGGCTACGGCTGGGCCGACTCCGACGTCGCGGGGGCCAGTGCGCAGCGCGGGCTGTCGGAGGCGGTCGTCCGGGACATCTCGGCGAAGAAGAGCGAGCCCCAGTGGATGCTCGACATCCGCCTCAAGGCGCTGCGCACCTTCGACAAGAAGCCGATGCCGAACTGGGGTTCCAACCTCGACGGCATCCACTTCGACAACATCAAGTACTTCGTGCGGTCCAGCGAGAAGCAGGCCGCCACGTGGGACGACCTGCCCGCGGACATCAAGAACACCTACGACAAGCTCGGCATCCCCGAGGCGGAGAAGCAGCGCCTGGTCTCAGGTGTGGCGGCGCAGTACGAGTCCGAGGTGGTCTACCACTCGATCCGGGAGGACCTCGAAGCCCAGGGCGTCATCTTCCTGGACACCGACTCGGGTCTGCGTGAGCATCCGGAACTGTTCCGCGAGTACTTCGGCACCGTGATCCCGGCCGGCGACAACAAGTTCTCCGCGCTGAACACGGCGGTGTGGTCGGGCGGTTCGTTCATCTACGTGCCGAAGGGTGTGCACGTCGACATCCCGCTGCAGGCCTACTTCCGGATCAACACCGAGAACATGGGCCAGTTCGAGCGCACGCTGATCATCGTCGACGAGGACGCGTACGTGCACTACGTCGAGGGCTGCACCGCGCCGATCTACAAGAGCGACTCGCTGCACAGCGCTGTGGTCGAGATCGTCGTCAAGCCCGGCGGGCGGTGCCGCTACACCACGATCCAGAACTGGTCGAACAACGTCTACAACCTGGTGACCAAGCGGGCCCGCGCCGAGGCGGGCGCGACCATGGAGTGGGTCGACGGCAACATCGGCTCCAAGGTCACGATGAAGTACCCGGCGGTGTGGATGACCGGTGAGCGCGCCAAGGGCGAGGTGCTGTCGGTGGCGTTCGCCGGCGAGGGCCAGCATCAGGACACCGGTGCCAAGATGCTGCACCTGGCGCCCAACACGTCGAGCAACATCGTGTCCAAGTCGGTGGCGCGTGGCGGCGGCCGGGCGTCCTACCGGGGGCTGGTCCAGGTCAACAAGGGCGCCCACGGGTCACGCTCGAGCGTCAAATGCGATGCGCTGCTGGTCGACACGATCAGCCGCAGCGACACCTACCCCTACGTCGACATCCGCGAGGACGACGTCACGATGGGCCACGAGGCCACCGTGTCCAAGGTCAGCGAGGATCAGATGTTCTATCTGATGAGCCGCGGGCTGACCGAGGACGAGGCGATGGCGATGGTCGTGCGCGGCTTCGTCGAGCCGATCGCCAAGGAGCTCCCGATGGAGTACGCGCTGGAGCTCAACCGGCTGATCGAGCTGCAGATGGAAGGTGCGGTCGGCTAG
- the sufD gene encoding Fe-S cluster assembly protein SufD: MAGTNLTEAVEGSALSAANKGEIFTSFDVNAFEVPGGRDEIWRFTPLKRLRGLHDGSATATGTATIEVAAPDAVRVETVARDDSRLGQAGAPADRVAAQAYSSFASATLIDVPKNAVLRDPIEVTITGPGEGATAYGHLQIRVGELAEAVVVIDQRGSGTYADNVEFVVGDAATLRVVWIADWADDVVHVSTHHAALGRDAVLRHAAVTLGGDVVRITGRVRYTAPGGDAELLGLYFADDGQHFESRLLVDHAQPNCRSNVTYKGALQGEPESRKPDTHTVWVGDVLIRAEAAGTDTFEVNRNLVLTDGARADSVPNLEIETGEIVGAGHASATGRFDDEQLFYLRARGIPEDQARRLVVRGFFNEIIAKIAVPSVRERLTEAIERELAITEARSN, from the coding sequence GTGGCGGGCACGAATCTGACCGAGGCAGTGGAGGGTTCGGCACTGTCGGCGGCGAACAAGGGTGAGATCTTCACCTCCTTCGACGTCAACGCGTTCGAGGTGCCCGGCGGCCGGGACGAGATCTGGCGGTTCACCCCGCTCAAGCGGCTGCGCGGGCTGCACGACGGCTCCGCGACGGCGACCGGCACCGCGACCATCGAGGTCGCCGCACCTGATGCTGTCCGCGTGGAGACGGTCGCACGCGACGACTCCCGCCTCGGCCAGGCGGGTGCGCCGGCCGATCGGGTTGCCGCGCAGGCGTATTCGTCGTTCGCCTCCGCGACGCTGATCGATGTCCCGAAGAACGCCGTGCTGCGCGACCCGATCGAGGTCACGATCACCGGCCCCGGCGAGGGCGCCACGGCCTACGGGCACCTGCAGATCCGGGTCGGCGAGCTGGCCGAGGCCGTCGTCGTGATCGACCAACGCGGCAGTGGAACGTACGCCGACAACGTCGAGTTCGTGGTCGGCGACGCGGCGACGCTGCGCGTCGTGTGGATCGCCGACTGGGCCGACGACGTCGTGCACGTCAGCACCCACCACGCGGCACTCGGCCGCGACGCCGTGTTGCGCCACGCCGCGGTGACCCTCGGCGGTGACGTGGTCCGGATAACCGGCCGCGTCCGGTACACCGCGCCCGGCGGGGACGCCGAACTGCTGGGCCTGTACTTCGCCGACGACGGCCAGCACTTCGAATCCCGGCTGCTGGTCGATCACGCTCAGCCGAACTGCCGCTCCAACGTCACGTACAAGGGTGCCCTGCAGGGCGAACCGGAGTCGCGCAAGCCGGACACCCACACCGTCTGGGTGGGCGACGTGCTGATCCGGGCCGAGGCCGCCGGCACCGACACCTTCGAGGTCAACCGCAACCTGGTGCTGACCGACGGAGCACGGGCCGACTCGGTGCCCAACCTCGAGATCGAGACGGGGGAGATCGTCGGCGCCGGACACGCCAGCGCGACCGGACGTTTCGACGACGAGCAGCTGTTCTATCTGCGTGCGCGCGGCATCCCCGAGGACCAGGCCCGGCGCCTGGTGGTCCGCGGCTTCTTCAACGAGATCATCGCCAAGATCGCCGTGCCGTCTGTCCGCGAACGTCTGACCGAAGCCATCGAACGAGAACTGGCCATCACCGAAGCGAGAAGTAACTGA
- a CDS encoding COX15/CtaA family protein, producing MPVGRLFLRLVDLFPEPSLRVQRIVAAAVILTQGGIAVTGAIVRVTASGLGCPTWPQCFPGSFTPVPHAEVPVIHQAVEFGNRLITFLVVLTAAAAVIVVTRARRRREVLIYAWLMPASTVLQAVIGGITVLTGLLWWTVAVHLLASMTMVWLAVLLYVKIGQPDTGVPVRRAPKPLRQLTALCGVALSAVLVTGTMVTGAGPHAGDKSVDRPVPRLQVEITTLVHLHSSLLVAYLALLVGLAFGLLATRTARPVLRRLGVLVALVVAQGLLGAVQFNTGVPAVLVAFHVAGAAACTAATAALWASMRERAEPEPLEG from the coding sequence GTGCCCGTCGGACGACTCTTCCTGCGACTCGTCGACCTGTTCCCCGAACCGAGCCTGCGAGTGCAGCGCATCGTCGCCGCGGCCGTGATCCTGACCCAGGGCGGCATCGCGGTCACCGGGGCCATCGTCCGCGTCACCGCCTCCGGGCTGGGCTGCCCGACCTGGCCGCAGTGCTTCCCCGGGAGTTTCACCCCGGTGCCGCACGCCGAGGTGCCCGTCATCCATCAGGCCGTCGAGTTCGGCAACCGGTTGATCACGTTCCTCGTCGTGCTGACCGCGGCCGCCGCCGTCATCGTGGTCACCCGCGCCCGCCGCCGCCGCGAGGTGCTGATCTACGCGTGGCTGATGCCGGCGTCGACGGTGCTGCAGGCCGTCATCGGGGGCATCACGGTGCTGACCGGGCTGCTGTGGTGGACCGTGGCCGTGCACCTGCTCGCCTCGATGACGATGGTGTGGCTGGCGGTGCTGCTCTACGTCAAGATCGGGCAACCGGACACCGGCGTCCCGGTACGACGGGCACCGAAACCGTTGCGCCAGTTGACCGCGCTGTGCGGCGTCGCCCTGTCGGCCGTCCTCGTCACCGGGACCATGGTCACCGGCGCGGGTCCGCACGCCGGCGACAAGAGCGTCGACAGACCGGTGCCGCGCCTGCAGGTAGAGATCACCACGCTCGTGCACCTGCACTCGTCACTGCTGGTGGCGTACCTGGCGCTGCTGGTCGGCCTGGCGTTCGGCCTGCTCGCGACCCGAACGGCCCGGCCGGTGCTGCGGCGGCTCGGCGTCCTGGTGGCTCTCGTCGTCGCGCAGGGCCTGCTCGGTGCGGTGCAGTTCAACACCGGGGTGCCCGCCGTCCTGGTGGCCTTCCACGTCGCCGGAGCGGCCGCGTGCACCGCGGCGACGGCCGCGCTATGGGCGTCGATGCGCGAACGGGCCGAGCCCGAACCCCTCGAGGGCTGA
- the mptB gene encoding polyprenol phosphomannose-dependent alpha 1,6 mannosyltransferase MptB, producing MAARRHSLSTSIAGLHGDERTVGSPLDDAEVVALHRTRLFGATGTVLMAIGALGAGARPVVQDPTFGVRLLNLPSRIQTVSLTMTTTGAVMMTLAWLMLGRFALGKRRMTRSQVDRTLLLWALPLLIAPPMYSKDVYSYLAQSEISLQGSDPYRVGPAPGLGLDHVFTLSVPSLWRETPAPYGPLFLWIGRGISAITGENIVEAVLFHRLMVLLGVGLIVWATPRLARRCGVAEVSALWLGATNPLLFMHLVAGIHNEALMLGLMLAGTEFALRGIEATSGAVRGRWYAPGMLLAGTVLITMSSQVKLPGLLALGFVAMALANRWGGTVKAFLLAGGALGAVSLAVMALIGWASGLGFGWLFTLGTANVVRSWMSPPTLLALGTGQVGILLGLGDHTTAVLALTRAIGVSLIAIIVTWLLFAVLRGRLHPVGGLGVALGVTVLLFPVVQPWYLLWAIIPLAAWATRPGFRAAVIAVTLIVGIFGPTANGDRFALFQIVLATLASTIIVLALIALTYRWLPWRAVPEAASGRVDEPVAPPAATAVTDDAYAESP from the coding sequence GTGGCAGCCCGCCGACATTCGCTCAGCACGTCGATCGCCGGCCTGCACGGCGATGAGCGGACCGTCGGCAGCCCGCTCGACGACGCCGAAGTGGTGGCGCTGCACCGCACCCGCCTGTTCGGGGCGACGGGCACCGTACTGATGGCGATCGGCGCCCTGGGCGCAGGCGCCCGGCCCGTGGTCCAGGATCCCACGTTCGGCGTCCGGCTGCTCAACCTGCCGTCCCGCATCCAGACGGTCTCGCTGACGATGACGACGACCGGCGCGGTGATGATGACGCTGGCCTGGCTGATGCTCGGCCGCTTCGCGCTGGGCAAGCGGCGGATGACGCGCAGCCAGGTCGACCGCACTCTGCTGCTGTGGGCGCTGCCGCTGCTGATCGCGCCGCCCATGTACAGCAAGGACGTCTACTCCTACCTCGCGCAGAGCGAGATCTCGCTGCAGGGCAGCGACCCCTACCGGGTGGGCCCCGCGCCGGGCCTCGGCCTCGACCACGTGTTCACGCTGTCGGTGCCGAGCCTGTGGCGGGAGACGCCCGCACCGTACGGACCGCTGTTCCTGTGGATCGGGCGCGGCATCTCGGCGATCACCGGCGAGAACATCGTCGAGGCCGTGCTGTTCCACCGGCTCATGGTGCTGCTGGGGGTCGGCCTGATCGTCTGGGCCACGCCGCGGCTGGCACGCCGCTGCGGTGTCGCCGAGGTCAGCGCGCTGTGGCTGGGTGCGACAAACCCGCTGCTCTTCATGCACCTGGTGGCAGGCATCCACAACGAGGCGCTGATGCTGGGATTGATGCTCGCAGGCACCGAGTTCGCGCTGCGCGGCATCGAAGCGACGTCCGGAGCCGTTCGCGGCCGCTGGTACGCCCCAGGCATGCTGCTCGCCGGCACCGTGCTGATCACGATGTCGTCCCAGGTGAAACTGCCGGGGCTGCTGGCGCTGGGGTTCGTCGCGATGGCGCTGGCGAACCGCTGGGGCGGCACCGTCAAGGCGTTCCTGCTGGCCGGCGGCGCGCTGGGCGCCGTGTCGCTGGCGGTGATGGCGCTGATCGGTTGGGCCAGCGGCCTCGGATTCGGATGGCTGTTCACGCTGGGCACCGCCAACGTCGTGCGCAGCTGGATGTCACCGCCGACGCTGCTGGCGCTGGGCACCGGGCAGGTCGGCATCCTGCTGGGCCTCGGCGACCACACCACCGCGGTGCTCGCGCTGACCCGTGCGATCGGCGTCAGCCTGATCGCGATCATCGTCACCTGGCTGCTGTTCGCGGTGCTGCGCGGCCGCTTGCACCCGGTCGGCGGCCTCGGCGTCGCCCTCGGGGTGACCGTGCTGCTGTTTCCCGTCGTACAGCCCTGGTATCTGCTGTGGGCGATCATCCCGCTCGCCGCGTGGGCCACCCGGCCGGGATTCCGCGCAGCGGTCATCGCGGTCACGCTGATCGTCGGGATCTTCGGCCCCACCGCCAACGGCGACCGGTTCGCACTGTTCCAGATCGTGCTGGCGACGCTGGCCAGCACCATCATCGTGCTGGCTCTGATCGCCCTGACCTATCGGTGGCTGCCCTGGCGGGCGGTGCCCGAGGCGGCGTCGGGCCGGGTGGACGAACCGGTCGCGCCGCCGGCTGCGACGGCTGTGACGGACGACGCCTACGCTGAATCTCCGTGA
- a CDS encoding quinone oxidoreductase family protein has product MYAIEVAETGGPEVLSYVEKPQPAPGPGEVLIKAEAVGVNFIDTYFRSGLYPRELPFVVGTEVCGSIEAVGDEVAALNVGDRVVTAQAQGAYADYCVAPADFVAYVPEGVAPDVAASALLKGMTAHYLIKSTYPIQQGDTVLVHAGAGGVGLILTQWATSLATSVITTVSTPDKAELSRQAGAVEVLDYPDDPQAFGARIRELTDGNGVAAVYDGVGASTFEASLASLAVRGTLALFGAASGPVPPFDPQRLNAAGSVFLTRPNLAHHTRTPDEFSWRAGELLTAIAEGTLTVTVSNRYDLRDAEQAHRDLQGRKTVGSVVLVP; this is encoded by the coding sequence ATGTACGCCATCGAAGTCGCCGAGACCGGCGGACCCGAAGTCCTGTCCTACGTCGAGAAGCCCCAGCCCGCCCCCGGGCCCGGCGAGGTGCTGATCAAGGCCGAGGCGGTCGGCGTCAACTTCATCGACACCTACTTCCGCTCGGGCCTGTATCCGCGTGAACTGCCGTTCGTCGTCGGCACCGAGGTCTGCGGCAGCATCGAGGCGGTCGGCGACGAGGTGGCCGCCCTGAACGTCGGCGACCGCGTGGTCACCGCCCAGGCCCAGGGCGCCTACGCCGACTACTGCGTGGCCCCCGCCGATTTCGTGGCCTACGTGCCCGAGGGCGTGGCGCCCGACGTCGCCGCCTCGGCGCTGCTGAAGGGGATGACGGCCCACTACCTGATCAAGTCGACGTACCCGATCCAGCAGGGCGACACCGTGCTGGTGCACGCGGGCGCCGGCGGTGTCGGGCTGATCCTGACGCAGTGGGCGACCAGCCTGGCTACGTCGGTGATCACGACGGTCTCCACCCCGGACAAGGCCGAACTGTCCCGGCAGGCGGGCGCGGTCGAGGTGCTGGACTACCCGGACGACCCGCAGGCCTTCGGCGCCCGGATCCGCGAGCTGACCGACGGCAACGGCGTCGCCGCGGTGTACGACGGGGTCGGCGCGTCGACGTTCGAGGCGAGTCTGGCCAGCCTCGCGGTGCGCGGCACCCTGGCGTTGTTCGGCGCGGCCAGCGGGCCGGTGCCGCCGTTCGACCCGCAGCGCCTCAACGCCGCGGGGTCGGTGTTCCTGACCCGGCCGAACCTGGCGCACCACACCCGCACACCCGACGAGTTCTCGTGGCGCGCGGGCGAACTGCTGACCGCGATCGCCGAGGGCACGCTGACGGTGACGGTGAGCAACCGATACGACTTGCGCGACGCGGAGCAGGCCCACCGCGACCTGCAGGGCCGCAAGACGGTCGGTTCGGTGGTGCTCGTGCCCTAG
- a CDS encoding ABC transporter permease — MTQPNRFAPGTFRPHPRPAPVPRMLAAQYGLELRLLLRNGEQLLLTMFIPITLLIGLTVLPLGSFGPNRAATFAPAIMALAVISTAFTGQAIAVAFDRRYGALKRLGATALPVWGIIAGKSLAVVSVVFLQSILLGAIGIALGWRPAVAGLALGAVIIALGTAVFAALGLLLGGTLRAEIVLAVANLLWFVFAGLGALTVESAVVPRAVQWVARLTPSGALTEALTRAMTLSVDWFGLAVLAIWGAVAALCALRWFRFT; from the coding sequence ATGACCCAGCCGAATCGGTTCGCGCCGGGCACCTTCCGTCCCCACCCGCGCCCGGCCCCGGTACCGCGGATGCTGGCCGCGCAGTACGGGCTGGAACTGCGGCTGCTGCTGCGCAACGGCGAGCAGTTGCTGTTGACGATGTTCATCCCGATCACGCTGCTGATCGGCCTGACGGTGCTGCCGCTGGGCTCGTTCGGCCCCAACCGCGCCGCGACGTTCGCGCCCGCGATCATGGCGCTTGCCGTCATCTCGACCGCGTTCACCGGCCAGGCGATCGCTGTCGCCTTCGACCGCCGCTACGGCGCACTCAAGCGACTCGGCGCCACGGCGCTGCCGGTGTGGGGCATCATCGCCGGCAAGTCGCTGGCCGTCGTCAGCGTGGTGTTCTTGCAGTCGATCCTGCTCGGCGCCATCGGTATCGCCCTGGGCTGGCGGCCCGCGGTGGCCGGGCTCGCGCTGGGCGCCGTGATCATCGCGCTGGGCACCGCGGTGTTCGCCGCGCTCGGCCTGCTGCTCGGCGGGACCCTGCGCGCCGAGATCGTGCTCGCGGTCGCCAACCTGCTGTGGTTCGTGTTCGCGGGCCTGGGCGCGCTGACCGTGGAGAGCGCCGTGGTGCCGCGGGCCGTCCAGTGGGTGGCGCGGCTGACGCCGTCCGGTGCGTTGACCGAGGCGCTGACCCGGGCGATGACGCTGTCGGTGGACTGGTTCGGTCTCGCCGTGCTGGCGATCTGGGGTGCGGTCGCGGCACTGTGCGCGCTGCGCTGGTTCCGCTTCACCTGA